The genomic interval CCTCGCCGCCGCCGCCCTTTCCCTGACCCTCGCCTGCAGCCCGGACAAACCGGTCCAGGCCAGGGACAAGGAAACCGAGAAGGACAAGGCGGAGGCCGTCCCCGTGGAAGTGACCCATCCCTTCCTCACCTCCATGGAATCCACCCTCAACCTGACGGCAACGGTCTTCTCCGAAAACCAGGTTCCCGTGTATTCCGAGACCACGGGTATCGTGGAGGCTCCGCCCCTGGAGGAAGGCACGCAGGTGCGCCGCGGGCAGGTCCTCGCTCGCCTGAAGCGGCAGGAGCTGGACCTGTCCTTCCAGATGGCCCAGAGCACCCTCGACAAGGCCCAGGCCGACTTCTCCCGCTCGGAGGAGCTGTACCGCGGACGACTCATCAGCCAGGACACCTACGACCAGGTGCGCTACGCCCTGGACCAGGCCCGCATCGCCAGGGACCAGGCCCGCGTGAACCTGGAGAAGGCCACCATTTCCGCGCCCATCGACGGCGTCGTCGCCCAGCGACTCGTCCGGATGGGGGATCTGGTCAAGCCCCAGCAGCAGCTCTTCACCCTCGTGGACATGGCCACCGTGAAGGCCAACCTGTTCGTCCCGGAAAAGAACGTGGCCTCCGTCCGGCCGGGCGCGGACGTGCGGGTGCGATCCGATGCCTTCCCCGACCGGCCCTTCGCCGGCTCCGTGGAGCGCGTGGCCCCCGTGGCCGATCCCGCCACGGGCACCTTCAAGGTTACCGTGGCCCTCGAAAACCCCTCGTTGCTCCTCCGCCCCGGCATGTTCCTTTCGGCCAACGTGGTTCTTGACACCCACCGGAACGCCCTGGTCGTGCCGAAGAAGTGCCTGGTTTACGAGGGGGAAAGCCCGATGGTCTTCCTGGTCCGACAGGACAAGGCCCACAAGACCGCGGTCACGCCGGGCCTTTCCGACCCCATGAACGTGGAGATCCTCAAGGGCCTGGGGCCCGGGGACCGGGTCGTCACCATCGGGCAGAGCGGTCTCAAGGAGGGCAGCCCGGTCAAGGTCCTGCCTTCCGCCGGAGGCGGCAACGCCTCCCTGGCCCTCGGCTTCTGAGATTCGTCCGGCGCCGCAGGTCGGAGCCTTCCACAACCCGTTCTTCGGCACGCCCCCAGGAGGGAAGGGTGAACCCCATGCAGGATGAGACTACCCAAAAGGCCACCGGCACGCTGTACCGGCTGGCCGTGGATCGGCCCGTAACGGTCACCATGATCCTGATCGGGGTGGTGGTCTTCGGGCTCGTATCCCTGAGCCGGATCCCCCTCTCCCTGATGCCCGAGTTGAACTATCCGACCATCACGGTCCGCACGACCTACGAGGGCGCCGCGCCGGAGGAGGTGGAGAACAACGTCTCCATCCCGCTCGAGGAGGCCCTGGGGGTCGTAACCCACCTCAAGCGCATTCAGTCCGTATCCAAGACCGACGCCTCGGACATCCTTCTCGAATTCGACTGGAACACGGACATGAACCTGGCCACCCAGGAGGTCTCGGAGAAGCTGGAAAGGGTCTTCCTCCCAGACGAGGCCGAAAAGCCCTTGATCCTGAGGTACGACCCCACCCAGGATCCGGTCATGCGGATTTCCCTCTACGGACCCGTCAACCTGATGGACCTGCGGACTTACGCGGACCAGGATTTCAAGCGGGAACTGGAGAAAACCCCCGGCGTGGCGGCCGTCAAGGTCCGCGGGGGCCTGGAGGAGGAGGTCCGGGTCTTTCTGGACGAACAGAAACTGAGCCTCGCCAACCTGAACATCGAAGCCCTGAACCGGGCGCTGGCGGAACAGAACATCAACCTGGCCGGTGGAAAACTCAAGGAGGGATCCACCGAGTACATCGTCCGGACCGTCAACGAGTTCCGGAGTTTGAGGGAGATCGAGGACGCCGTCGTGAGCCAGCGCGAGGGGGTCCCCCTCCGCATCCGCGACCTCGGCCGCGTGGAGCGTTCCTTCAGGGACCGGGACATGGTGACCCGGGTGAACGACCAGGAGAGCGTGGAACTGGAGGTTTTCAAGGAGGCCGACGCGAACATCGTGGGCTTGAGCCAGGCCCTGCGCCAGAGGCTCTTCGGCCCCTCGGGCCGTCCCCGCCCCCCCGAAGCGGTGAAGAAAGAACCGGCGGGCCCCGGTCCCGGTCGAGGAGGGACCCCGCCCCTCGCCGACGGCCTCCCCAAGGACGTTGCCCTGAAGATCGTCTCGGACCAGGCCTCCTTCATCAGCCTGGCCATCGGCAACCTCAAGAGCGCCGCCGTGGGCGGCGGCCTGCTCGCTATCGTCGTCCTCTATTTCTTTCTCAAGCGCTTCCCCCCCACCCTCATGGTGGGTCTTTCGATCCCCTTCTCCGTCATCGCCACCTTCGCCGCCATGTATCTTTCGGGGGTCACGCTCAACATCATGTCCCTGGGCGGGCTGGCCCTCGGCGTGGGGATGCTCGTGGACAACGCCATCGTCGTGCTCGAGTCCATCTCCCGCTGCCGGGAGGAGGGCGATCCGCCCCGGGAAGCCGCCCTGCGCGGCGTCAGGGAGGTGGGGATGGCGGTGGCCGCCTCCACCCTCACGACGGTGGCGGTTTTCTTCCCCATCGTGTTCGTGGAAGGCATCGCCGGCCAGGTCTTCAAGGACCTCTCCCTTACGGTGGTTTACTCCCTTTTGGCCTCCCTGGCCCTCTCCCTGTTCTTCATTCCCATGCTCGCCGCGCGGGAGTGGTCGAGCCGATCCGCGACCGGCGGCTCCCTCGCCGTGGAGATCTTCGTTCCCCGCCACTGGGCCCAGGCCCGGGCACACCTGGCACAGGCCCCCGGAACCCTGGCCCGAATGGGGCGCCTCCTGTCCTTTCCGGCCTTCCTGGCCCTGGGTCAACCCCTGTGGCCCGAATCGGGACGACCCGCCCTGCCGCCGGGCGCCGAGGCTTCCTCCCCCCTCCGACGGAGCCTCTCGAGGCTTCTCCTCGCGGCGCGGTGGCCCCTCTGGGCCGGGTTCCGCCTCCTGATGGCCCTCATGGCCATGGCCGCAGGCGTCTCGGGATACGCCTTGCGGCTGGCGATCGCGGCGGGAGAGCTGGCCTTCCTGTGGGCCGCGGGCGCCGGGGGCTTTCTGGCCGGGCGCCTCCTGGCCCGGCCCCTGCGGGCCTTCGACGGGGCCTACGACCGGCTCATGGTCCTGTACAGAAAGATCGTCCAGGGAGCCGTCGGGCGTCCCGCGAGGGTCCTCGCCTCGGTGGGCGTCGCCCTCCTTTTCATGGTGGCGGGGTTTTTCGCATTGGACGCCGAACTCATCCCCCAGATCCACAACCGCACCCTGGTGGTGGAGGCGACCCTGCCCGTGGGCACCCCCCTCGAAGTGACCGACGCCACCGTCCGCCGGCTGGCCAAGGACATCATGGCTCTCCCCGAGGTGACCGAGGTGGCCATCCAATCGGGCGTCGCCAAGGATGATCTGACGACAACCGAAGGCGGCGAGTATTCCTCCACCCTGACCGTCGTGCTCACGCCCAAGGGGCGGATGCGGGCCGTGGAGAGCAGGGCGCTGGAGGCCATCCGGGGGCTCCTGGCTTCGGTGCCCGACCTCAAGGCCCAGGTCCGCTACCCGTCCCTTTTTTCCACGAGAACCCCCATCGAGGTGGAGATCTACGCCAACGACCTGGAGCGGCTCAAGGCGCTCAGCCGCGAAGCCATGGGCGAACTCGCCGGCGTTCCCGGGCTCACCGACGTCCAGAACTCCCTCTCGAGGGGCAATCCGGAGGTGCAGATCGCCTACGACCGCCAGCGCCTGGCGCAGTACGGGCTGGACATCGCCTCCGTGGCCTCTCTGGTCCGGACCAAGGTCCTCGGACAGGTGCAGAGCCGCTTCGATCGCGGGCGGGAAAAAGTGGACATCCGCGTCCAGGTCCGCCCCGAAGACCGCGCCAATCTCGCCCAGCTCGCCGACCTCGTCGTCAACCCGGGCGCCGCCGCGGCCGTGCCCCTCGCGGCCGTGGCCGAGATCCGGACGGGCGTGGGTCCCTCGGAAATCCGCCGG from Acidobacteriota bacterium carries:
- a CDS encoding efflux RND transporter periplasmic adaptor subunit, with translation MPSLKALIALLAAAALSLTLACSPDKPVQARDKETEKDKAEAVPVEVTHPFLTSMESTLNLTATVFSENQVPVYSETTGIVEAPPLEEGTQVRRGQVLARLKRQELDLSFQMAQSTLDKAQADFSRSEELYRGRLISQDTYDQVRYALDQARIARDQARVNLEKATISAPIDGVVAQRLVRMGDLVKPQQQLFTLVDMATVKANLFVPEKNVASVRPGADVRVRSDAFPDRPFAGSVERVAPVADPATGTFKVTVALENPSLLLRPGMFLSANVVLDTHRNALVVPKKCLVYEGESPMVFLVRQDKAHKTAVTPGLSDPMNVEILKGLGPGDRVVTIGQSGLKEGSPVKVLPSAGGGNASLALGF
- a CDS encoding efflux RND transporter permease subunit produces the protein MQDETTQKATGTLYRLAVDRPVTVTMILIGVVVFGLVSLSRIPLSLMPELNYPTITVRTTYEGAAPEEVENNVSIPLEEALGVVTHLKRIQSVSKTDASDILLEFDWNTDMNLATQEVSEKLERVFLPDEAEKPLILRYDPTQDPVMRISLYGPVNLMDLRTYADQDFKRELEKTPGVAAVKVRGGLEEEVRVFLDEQKLSLANLNIEALNRALAEQNINLAGGKLKEGSTEYIVRTVNEFRSLREIEDAVVSQREGVPLRIRDLGRVERSFRDRDMVTRVNDQESVELEVFKEADANIVGLSQALRQRLFGPSGRPRPPEAVKKEPAGPGPGRGGTPPLADGLPKDVALKIVSDQASFISLAIGNLKSAAVGGGLLAIVVLYFFLKRFPPTLMVGLSIPFSVIATFAAMYLSGVTLNIMSLGGLALGVGMLVDNAIVVLESISRCREEGDPPREAALRGVREVGMAVAASTLTTVAVFFPIVFVEGIAGQVFKDLSLTVVYSLLASLALSLFFIPMLAAREWSSRSATGGSLAVEIFVPRHWAQARAHLAQAPGTLARMGRLLSFPAFLALGQPLWPESGRPALPPGAEASSPLRRSLSRLLLAARWPLWAGFRLLMALMAMAAGVSGYALRLAIAAGELAFLWAAGAGGFLAGRLLARPLRAFDGAYDRLMVLYRKIVQGAVGRPARVLASVGVALLFMVAGFFALDAELIPQIHNRTLVVEATLPVGTPLEVTDATVRRLAKDIMALPEVTEVAIQSGVAKDDLTTTEGGEYSSTLTVVLTPKGRMRAVESRALEAIRGLLASVPDLKAQVRYPSLFSTRTPIEVEIYANDLERLKALSREAMGELAGVPGLTDVQNSLSRGNPEVQIAYDRQRLAQYGLDIASVASLVRTKVLGQVQSRFDRGREKVDIRVQVRPEDRANLAQLADLVVNPGAAAAVPLAAVAEIRTGVGPSEIRRVNQQRVAVLSGNLKGLGLRGVAKRIEDAMARLPLTPEEGYRIAGQKEEMDASSRSLVLALFLSVFLVYLVMASQFESLLHPLLIMATIPLAFAGVVAVLVLFSIPFSILVFIGVIMLAGIVVNNAIVWVDYTNQLRERNMGLEEAVEQSGVIRMRPILMTTLTTLFGLLPLALGIGAGAELQQPMAVTVMAGLSVSTLLTLVVIPTLYVLAERRRASGAPPAPLPGGEGKP